In Methanobacterium sp., the following are encoded in one genomic region:
- a CDS encoding ROK family protein → MITVSIITRRLREGKTYQDFRRAWYHTVGFGAPSKLYTALNVNDPREIMVIGFVESELEELMAGLEIDVKERLSNPLDDVIEPEIGRKFGVMISEDDFSAEGAIDYKPPAVKGEETNLEDVYDDINQVAEFISQASAKRDKLKKEE, encoded by the coding sequence ATGATAACCGTATCCATAATAACAAGAAGGCTTAGGGAAGGTAAAACATACCAGGATTTCCGCAGGGCATGGTACCATACAGTGGGCTTTGGAGCTCCAAGCAAACTCTACACCGCGCTTAACGTGAACGATCCGCGTGAAATCATGGTTATAGGGTTTGTTGAATCAGAATTAGAAGAGCTCATGGCCGGCCTTGAAATTGACGTCAAGGAAAGGCTTTCAAATCCCTTAGATGATGTGATTGAGCCTGAAATCGGGCGTAAATTTGGGGTCATGATTAGCGAGGATGATTTTTCAGCTGAAGGCGCCATAGACTATAAACCGCCGGCAGTTAAAGGCGAAGAAACCAATTTAGAGGATGTTTACGATGACATCAATCAGGTTGCAGAATTTATAAGCCAGGCGTCAGCAAAACGTGATAAATTAAAAAAAGAAGAATGA
- a CDS encoding isoprenylcysteine carboxylmethyltransferase family protein, which translates to MVKINLIRYNLRLFLSLLAQAIIFFAAAGQIEIFRAWGFFVLTFIYYISSFIIVYRLNPEVILKRGGSAFQEGTKTWDKYILIVYTILGVYGQFFVAGWDLGHINFWPLGLEYMVLGLILYLGSMVLAVWALIKNPYFEPSVRIQKDRGQKVIESGPYRLVRHPGYLSGILLHLAIPMIIGSGLTLIYTAIIVLLLLIRTYCEDKTLQRELEGYKEYTKKTRYRILPGIW; encoded by the coding sequence ATGGTGAAAATAAATCTTATCCGCTACAATTTAAGGCTATTTTTAAGTCTCCTTGCTCAGGCTATAATTTTCTTTGCTGCTGCAGGGCAGATAGAGATATTCAGAGCATGGGGTTTCTTCGTTTTAACTTTTATTTATTATATTTCCAGTTTCATCATCGTTTATCGGTTAAACCCGGAGGTTATCTTAAAAAGGGGCGGCTCTGCATTTCAGGAAGGAACTAAGACTTGGGATAAATATATACTCATAGTTTACACTATTTTGGGGGTTTATGGTCAATTTTTTGTTGCTGGATGGGATTTAGGCCACATAAATTTCTGGCCCCTTGGCTTAGAGTACATGGTATTAGGCCTAATTTTATATCTGGGTTCAATGGTTCTTGCGGTATGGGCTTTGATAAAGAACCCTTACTTTGAACCTTCAGTGAGAATACAAAAAGATCGTGGTCAAAAAGTCATTGAATCAGGCCCTTACAGGTTAGTAAGGCATCCAGGTTATCTTTCTGGAATTCTATTGCATCTGGCTATTCCAATGATCATTGGTTCTGGATTAACTCTAATTTACACTGCTATAATCGTTTTACTGCTCCTTATACGTACTTATTGTGAGGATAAAACTCTTCAAAGAGAACTGGAAGGATACAAAGAATACACAAAGAAAACCAGATACAGAATTTTGCCAGGAATCTGGTGA
- a CDS encoding acyltransferase family protein yields MRKYFLDNLRWMVIIIVVLYHVLIIYNDIGVQYVINATGNVLATVFILSFSMWFMQLLFAVAGISTFYSLKRRNSKQYLNERVKKIFIPMVAGIIFVIPFQTYFSFLYNGQNISFLNFWFNFLTNWWYYFVNGLGIGPLWFLLYLFIISLAALPVIMKYKKSEWRIPIEKITVPYLLLLIIPLAIGSIFLNLSPEKSVVQFFLLFIFGYFLLSDDGIQQKLEDARWPLFIAFLLLIAVLIILYLSNLLSSKTMLSTMIPVYLLYTTSIAWIGILAVMGMGKRYLEFKTPATLYLSGASYPIYIFHIAWITMAEYLFLTLFPNMIILQVILVFTVGFTLTLATYEITRRIKITRFLFGIKD; encoded by the coding sequence ATGAGAAAGTATTTTCTGGATAATTTACGCTGGATGGTAATTATAATTGTGGTTCTCTACCATGTCCTAATCATTTATAACGATATTGGCGTTCAATATGTGATTAACGCAACAGGCAATGTCCTTGCCACTGTTTTCATTTTATCATTTTCTATGTGGTTTATGCAGTTATTATTTGCAGTAGCGGGGATAAGTACCTTTTATTCATTAAAAAGAAGAAATTCAAAACAATATTTAAACGAAAGAGTAAAGAAAATCTTTATTCCCATGGTTGCAGGGATTATATTTGTTATACCTTTCCAGACCTACTTTAGTTTCCTTTATAATGGGCAAAATATAAGCTTCCTGAACTTCTGGTTTAATTTTTTAACAAACTGGTGGTATTATTTCGTTAATGGACTGGGTATAGGCCCATTATGGTTCTTACTGTACCTTTTTATAATATCTTTAGCGGCACTTCCTGTTATCATGAAATATAAAAAGAGTGAATGGAGAATACCCATCGAAAAAATAACCGTGCCTTATTTATTACTTTTAATCATTCCCTTGGCTATTGGAAGCATTTTTCTTAATTTATCTCCTGAGAAAAGCGTGGTCCAGTTCTTTTTGCTGTTTATTTTTGGATACTTTTTGTTATCAGATGATGGTATCCAGCAGAAACTGGAAGATGCAAGATGGCCCTTATTCATAGCCTTCCTCCTTTTAATTGCAGTCTTAATAATCCTTTATTTATCAAATTTATTATCTTCCAAAACTATGTTAAGTACAATGATTCCAGTGTATCTATTATACACCACTTCAATTGCATGGATTGGAATACTTGCTGTAATGGGAATGGGTAAACGTTATCTCGAATTTAAAACTCCGGCTACATTATATCTTTCAGGAGCATCATATCCCATCTATATTTTCCATATAGCCTGGATTACCATGGCAGAGTACTTATTTTTAACATTATTCCCCAATATGATAATTCTTCAAGTAATACTCGTCTTTACAGTAGGTTTTACGCTAACACTAGCCACATATGAAATCACTAGGAGAATTAAGATTACAAGGTTCCTGTTTGGAATCAAAGATTAA
- a CDS encoding STAS domain-containing protein, with translation MEIGKKSVDNVEIIPLNGRLDAYSSSQVEKTINSLIEDGKIKIVVNFKEIEYISSSGLRVMLASLKKLKKINGDIKLACLKPYVLEVFEIAGFTHLFDIYESEEEAVNSLQ, from the coding sequence ATGGAAATAGGGAAAAAAAGTGTAGATAATGTGGAGATAATACCTCTAAATGGTAGGCTTGATGCCTATTCATCCAGCCAGGTTGAAAAAACCATAAATTCGCTAATCGAGGATGGTAAAATCAAAATTGTGGTTAATTTTAAAGAGATAGAATACATAAGCAGCTCCGGTTTAAGGGTTATGCTGGCATCGCTTAAAAAATTAAAGAAAATTAACGGAGATATAAAATTAGCCTGTCTTAAACCCTATGTACTGGAAGTTTTTGAAATAGCAGGTTTTACACACCTTTTTGATATTTATGAAAGTGAAGAAGAAGCAGTGAACAGTCTTCAATGA
- a CDS encoding AAA family ATPase translates to MNLEINNIRGIKKANIELNGSNTVIFGPNGTGKSAVIDSLDFLLKGKMTRFMGEGTKYLPITSYGGHIDSIKTPEKVVIKAKILLNDSEVLLERNFAKPSSLKVSPTSYKKIVEEHLETAKLGQHILSRREILKFINAEAGKREKQILALLDLNDIGNLRRDFVKVNSEADKELKNSTSNFEIAKNDLCVLISVEVFSEESIIEKINHMRALFKGTPIISLQPEEIKSSLEPYLPGATEDALTNEQVENYIKSVRNILEDKSNVLLKELELKKLFEDIKTESKLRYYSAYKKLFEAGISIIDKTNICPLCGKEWTEGDFKSYLEDRSKEMELSKENKDKISKLSLDIKKKTDLLKDDVKKLLKAREQFQIDEIDEKEIENFFIIINKWSTIMLEPLKYFEEGKWPKEDFEKAFNKLFLEEQIINPLEKILKLKGDELSEQQKAWDTLTKMEEKVKKYIEELKKLENAQLFSKRAQKALEYFNESRDIILGEIYNDLEDNFVTFYKELHSEDEESFKSKLSHNDAELLLDVDFYGKGMFPPNALHSEGHQDSMGLCLFFALNKYLSANGLKTIALDDVVMSIDREHRKSICDLINKFFKSEQFIITTHDTSWAKQLNTQGIVSKRNMLHFFNWNIDTGPIYELDEDLWDQIGNDLDRNDIPAAAYKLRRNSEWYFENVCDFLSAKIPYKGTHQWELGDLAPSAISTYKEYLKRAKVNSEKIGNKEKFENLKDLEKNSKEIINNAQIEQWVINENVHYNRWAEYSKKDFEDVVEAYKNLFGLFMCNSCNSMISVNRGKSDPTLSCSCGEIFWNIKK, encoded by the coding sequence TTGAATCTAGAGATTAATAACATAAGGGGAATAAAAAAGGCCAATATTGAACTTAATGGTAGCAACACAGTAATTTTTGGACCTAATGGAACAGGTAAAAGTGCAGTAATAGACTCACTAGATTTTTTACTTAAAGGTAAGATGACTAGGTTTATGGGAGAGGGGACAAAATATTTACCTATAACAAGTTATGGAGGCCATATTGATTCTATAAAAACTCCGGAAAAAGTAGTTATAAAGGCAAAAATTTTACTTAATGATTCTGAAGTTTTATTAGAGCGTAATTTTGCAAAACCTTCTTCGTTAAAGGTTTCTCCAACTTCTTATAAGAAAATTGTAGAAGAACATTTAGAAACTGCAAAACTGGGTCAACATATTCTTTCAAGAAGAGAAATTTTAAAATTTATCAATGCTGAGGCAGGTAAAAGAGAAAAACAGATACTTGCCCTATTAGATTTAAATGATATTGGTAATTTAAGGCGTGATTTTGTTAAAGTTAATTCTGAAGCAGATAAAGAGTTAAAAAATTCTACCAGTAATTTTGAGATCGCAAAAAACGATTTATGTGTGCTTATTTCTGTTGAGGTGTTCTCTGAAGAAAGTATAATTGAAAAAATTAATCATATGAGGGCATTATTTAAAGGCACTCCTATAATATCGCTTCAACCTGAGGAAATTAAGTCTAGTTTAGAGCCATATCTTCCAGGAGCAACAGAAGATGCTTTGACAAATGAACAAGTTGAAAATTATATTAAAAGTGTGAGAAATATATTAGAAGACAAATCGAATGTTTTATTAAAAGAATTAGAGTTAAAAAAACTTTTTGAAGACATAAAAACAGAATCTAAACTGAGATATTACTCTGCGTATAAAAAATTATTTGAAGCAGGGATCAGTATTATTGATAAAACAAATATCTGTCCATTATGTGGTAAAGAATGGACAGAAGGTGATTTTAAATCGTATTTAGAAGATAGAAGCAAAGAAATGGAATTATCTAAAGAAAACAAAGACAAAATAAGCAAATTGTCTTTAGATATAAAGAAAAAAACTGATTTATTAAAAGATGATGTTAAAAAGTTGTTAAAGGCACGTGAACAGTTCCAGATTGATGAAATAGATGAAAAAGAAATAGAAAATTTTTTCATAATCATCAATAAATGGTCCACAATAATGTTAGAACCTTTAAAATACTTTGAAGAGGGTAAATGGCCAAAAGAAGATTTTGAAAAAGCATTTAATAAATTGTTTTTGGAAGAACAGATTATAAATCCGTTAGAAAAGATTCTAAAATTGAAAGGCGATGAATTATCTGAACAACAAAAAGCGTGGGATACTCTCACTAAAATGGAAGAAAAAGTCAAAAAGTACATTGAAGAACTTAAAAAATTAGAAAACGCACAATTATTTAGTAAAAGAGCTCAAAAAGCTTTAGAATATTTTAATGAGTCTAGAGACATTATTCTTGGGGAAATATATAATGATTTGGAGGATAACTTTGTAACATTTTACAAAGAACTCCATTCAGAGGATGAAGAATCATTTAAATCTAAATTATCGCATAATGATGCTGAATTGTTATTGGATGTTGATTTTTATGGAAAGGGAATGTTCCCACCAAATGCACTACACAGTGAAGGTCATCAAGACAGTATGGGGCTCTGCTTATTTTTTGCACTAAATAAATATCTTTCGGCAAATGGTCTTAAAACCATAGCTTTAGATGATGTTGTAATGTCAATTGATAGAGAGCATCGAAAATCAATTTGTGACCTTATTAACAAGTTTTTCAAATCTGAACAGTTTATTATAACTACACATGATACTTCTTGGGCTAAACAATTAAATACACAAGGTATAGTGTCAAAAAGAAATATGCTTCATTTTTTCAATTGGAATATAGATACAGGGCCAATTTATGAATTAGATGAAGATTTATGGGATCAGATTGGGAATGATTTAGATAGAAACGATATTCCTGCTGCAGCTTATAAGCTTCGACGTAATTCTGAATGGTATTTTGAAAATGTTTGTGACTTTTTAAGCGCAAAAATACCATATAAAGGAACTCACCAGTGGGAATTAGGTGATCTCGCCCCTTCTGCGATATCAACATATAAGGAATATCTTAAGCGAGCAAAAGTCAATTCGGAGAAAATTGGAAATAAAGAAAAGTTTGAAAATCTTAAAGATTTAGAAAAAAATTCTAAAGAAATAATTAATAATGCTCAAATTGAGCAATGGGTTATTAATGAAAATGTTCACTATAATCGTTGGGCAGAATATAGTAAAAAAGATTTTGAAGATGTGGTTGAAGCATATAAGAATCTTTTTGGATTATTTATGTGTAATTCTTGTAATTCTATGATATCTGTCAATAGAGGAAAATCAGATCCTACTTTAAGCTGTAGCTGTGGAGAAATATTCTGGAATATTAAAAAATAA
- a CDS encoding isoprenylcysteine carboxylmethyltransferase family protein, whose protein sequence is MTNQKRKQKEVDRKLLFRNISAFILIFALVFIGAGRFYYWQGWLYIGLNVIFILASYFMIPSELTQERLKPGKGTKKWDKIYYIINVPLYFAMIIISALDAGRFGWEPHIPIYVVISAAFVYIVGQIIMLWAKRENKFFSSVVRIQKDREQTVCKEGPYGFVRHPGYLGGIIFTIATPIVLASFWGLIPALLSVVTLFIRTYLEDKTLQEELEGYKEYTNEIKYRIIPGIW, encoded by the coding sequence ATGACCAATCAAAAAAGAAAGCAAAAAGAAGTAGATAGGAAATTACTTTTTAGAAATATTTCCGCATTTATTTTAATATTTGCACTTGTTTTCATAGGTGCAGGGCGTTTTTATTACTGGCAGGGATGGCTTTATATTGGATTGAATGTAATCTTTATACTTGCAAGTTATTTCATGATTCCTTCTGAATTAACCCAGGAAAGGTTAAAACCGGGAAAAGGAACAAAAAAATGGGATAAAATATATTATATCATTAATGTACCTCTTTATTTTGCAATGATCATTATTTCTGCTTTGGATGCAGGGCGTTTTGGATGGGAACCACATATTCCTATTTATGTTGTTATTTCTGCAGCTTTTGTATATATTGTAGGGCAAATAATCATGTTATGGGCTAAAAGGGAAAATAAGTTCTTTTCATCAGTTGTGCGTATTCAAAAAGACAGAGAGCAAACAGTTTGTAAAGAGGGGCCTTATGGGTTTGTTAGACATCCCGGATATTTGGGAGGGATTATCTTCACAATAGCTACTCCAATTGTTCTTGCTTCATTTTGGGGATTAATTCCAGCATTACTTTCTGTTGTAACGCTATTTATAAGAACATATTTAGAAGATAAGACTCTACAGGAAGAATTAGAAGGATATAAAGAGTATACTAATGAAATAAAATACAGAATAATACCTGGAATCTGGTGA
- a CDS encoding ATP-binding protein, translating into MGFNMTKTEKLAIIDVKAELKLLPMVLHAVREVSQKYGLEEKYARDLELATEEACHNVIEHAYPDNEKGYYQVEIHKEPTKFVITVKDQGIPFNLNLLTDEQPTDLGIKIMRAYTDEINSKYLGKEGKEVELVKYLPFEPIEEPEHPIEEELLAPKSEEISLRIMRPDETVALARCIYKVYGYTYPHEDIYYPQKFSSLIESGLVTSCVTVNSKDDVIGHLGVFLENPDDLVGESALAAVDSRYRGRGIFPKMKNLMMEHVQKKGLLGLYSRAVTVHVASQKSNVKMGAKETGFVLAHSPPTAIFKKMEASSGSNRRTVALFYVPVAPDPGHNVFLPLKHGDILKKIYNHGELKRTFNQSSNEGLSFHSQIHSHLLPEMSSAFLRVNKFGIDFLDELKLQVNDLCYRHVELIVLDLPLSDPATALLCPEIEDLGFFFSGLMPEYLDGDALRLQYLNNVIFNPEDVQVYSEFGKDIFSYVVEEWKSKNYY; encoded by the coding sequence ATGGGTTTTAACATGACCAAAACTGAAAAACTGGCAATAATAGATGTAAAAGCTGAATTAAAGCTCTTACCCATGGTTCTTCATGCAGTTCGTGAAGTTAGCCAAAAATATGGGTTAGAAGAAAAATATGCCCGGGACCTTGAACTTGCCACAGAGGAAGCTTGCCACAATGTTATTGAACATGCATACCCTGATAATGAAAAGGGTTATTATCAAGTTGAAATTCATAAAGAACCCACCAAATTCGTAATCACCGTTAAAGATCAGGGAATACCTTTCAACCTCAACCTTTTAACCGATGAACAACCGACAGATCTTGGAATAAAGATAATGCGAGCTTATACTGACGAGATAAACAGTAAATACTTGGGAAAGGAAGGTAAAGAAGTGGAACTGGTAAAATATCTTCCATTTGAACCCATAGAAGAGCCTGAGCATCCTATAGAAGAGGAGTTACTTGCCCCTAAATCTGAAGAAATTTCACTTAGAATTATGCGACCTGATGAGACCGTGGCTTTAGCCAGATGCATCTACAAGGTTTATGGCTATACTTATCCCCATGAAGACATTTACTATCCTCAAAAGTTCAGTTCTCTCATTGAATCAGGATTGGTTACTTCTTGCGTTACAGTAAACTCAAAAGATGATGTTATTGGACATTTAGGAGTTTTCTTGGAGAACCCAGATGATTTGGTAGGAGAATCAGCATTAGCTGCAGTGGATTCACGATATCGAGGTAGGGGAATCTTTCCAAAGATGAAAAATTTGATGATGGAACATGTCCAAAAGAAAGGTCTTCTTGGACTTTATAGCCGTGCTGTAACTGTACATGTGGCATCTCAAAAGTCTAACGTAAAAATGGGGGCTAAAGAGACTGGTTTCGTGTTAGCACATTCACCACCCACTGCTATATTTAAAAAAATGGAAGCAAGTAGTGGAAGTAACCGAAGAACAGTAGCCCTTTTCTATGTGCCTGTTGCACCTGACCCTGGACATAATGTTTTTTTACCACTAAAACATGGAGATATCCTCAAAAAGATTTATAATCATGGAGAATTAAAACGAACTTTCAATCAATCTTCTAATGAAGGATTATCTTTCCATTCACAAATACACTCCCATCTACTTCCAGAGATGAGTAGTGCTTTCCTTAGAGTAAATAAATTTGGAATAGATTTTCTTGATGAACTCAAGCTTCAAGTAAATGACCTGTGCTATCGTCATGTGGAATTAATTGTACTTGATCTTCCATTAAGCGATCCTGCCACTGCCCTCCTTTGTCCAGAAATAGAAGATCTGGGATTTTTCTTTAGTGGACTCATGCCAGAATACCTTGATGGAGATGCTCTGCGCCTGCAATACCTTAACAATGTGATCTTTAATCCAGAAGATGTACAGGTCTACTCAGAATTTGGAAAGGATATATTTTCATATGTAGTAGAAGAATGGAAATCAAAAAATTATTATTAA
- a CDS encoding methyltransferase domain-containing protein, whose product MDNFDQAQKEYSEDFCTLLEEAYGKGFLSEGGSEAIDHSVKGFQLDNKKILDIGSGLGGAAIHFAGKYNAIATGVEINEMMVDEANRRVPEKLTGRVKFLYYDDINHLPFLDEYFHLVYSKEVFLHLDVEDKLILFKEIYRILKNDSYFIIVDWLSPVKDHWGNKLKEMMRLDGITLFANTEEDYSDVLRQARFKIVSIDEESEKYAQYNKEIINHLKKDEIQNKLKGKFSDKEIQDNILAYSLLYDSLKEKELFIRRIICKK is encoded by the coding sequence ATGGACAATTTTGACCAGGCTCAAAAGGAATATTCCGAGGATTTTTGCACTTTGCTGGAGGAAGCATATGGTAAGGGTTTCTTATCAGAAGGGGGAAGTGAAGCTATTGATCATTCAGTAAAGGGTTTCCAATTGGATAATAAGAAAATACTGGATATAGGTTCAGGATTGGGTGGTGCAGCAATACATTTTGCTGGAAAATACAATGCAATAGCCACCGGTGTGGAAATTAATGAGATGATGGTTGATGAAGCTAACCGCAGAGTCCCTGAAAAACTTACAGGTCGAGTGAAATTTCTATATTATGATGATATAAATCATCTCCCCTTTCTGGATGAATATTTTCACCTGGTTTACAGTAAAGAGGTTTTTCTTCACTTAGATGTGGAAGATAAACTGATATTATTTAAAGAAATTTACCGAATCTTAAAAAATGATAGCTATTTTATCATAGTGGATTGGCTCAGTCCGGTTAAAGACCATTGGGGGAATAAATTAAAGGAGATGATGAGATTAGATGGCATAACCCTTTTTGCAAACACAGAAGAAGACTATAGTGATGTGCTTCGCCAAGCAAGATTTAAAATAGTTTCAATAGACGAAGAAAGTGAAAAGTATGCCCAATATAATAAGGAAATCATCAATCACCTAAAAAAAGATGAAATCCAAAATAAATTAAAAGGAAAATTTTCAGATAAAGAAATTCAAGATAATATTCTTGCATATAGCCTGTTATATGATTCGCTTAAAGAGAAAGAATTATTTATCCGTAGAATTATCTGTAAAAAGTAA
- a CDS encoding MATE family efflux transporter: MSSNNQNSSDVNHRVSLITGDPKKAIRVLSVPMIISMFLIMAYNLADSIWVAGIGPNALAALGFINPLFFIVIGLGNGLGAGATSLIARCIGAQNKKGADNAAIHSLIITLAVSVVLTLLILIFLPSILLLMGAGETVDLATQYGQIIFGGLVLFMFSSVASGVLRAEGDAKRPMYAMAATAILNIVLDPIFIYYFGWGVSGAAWATIISASIACLLMVYWLLLKGDTYVSFSRKDFKASWKVVKDILMVGLPASTEAFVMSVLGVVLNLILVITGGAEAVAVYTAGWRVVMMAMIIPIGIGTAAITVAGAAYGARKYENLSTALTYSAKLGVGIAIVTGLISYIFAGNIASIFTYSSQSAFMAPSIAAFLQVMFLFYLTVPLGITASSVFQGMGKGVTSLILTVIREVVFISFFAYLFAFTLGFGSQGVWWGIVVGGGLGCIVAYIWANIYINRLKRIFNY, encoded by the coding sequence ATGAGTTCTAATAATCAAAATTCAAGTGATGTGAATCATCGCGTCTCCCTGATCACCGGAGACCCCAAAAAGGCTATCAGAGTACTTTCAGTGCCAATGATAATTTCCATGTTCCTCATCATGGCTTACAACCTGGCAGATAGTATATGGGTGGCTGGTATCGGCCCCAATGCCCTAGCTGCTCTGGGTTTTATAAACCCTCTCTTTTTCATAGTGATAGGATTAGGTAATGGTCTGGGGGCTGGTGCCACATCCTTAATCGCCCGATGTATAGGTGCCCAGAATAAGAAGGGTGCTGATAACGCTGCTATTCACTCATTAATCATAACTCTAGCTGTTTCTGTGGTTTTAACCCTATTAATTTTAATATTCCTTCCTAGCATCCTCCTCTTGATGGGTGCAGGTGAAACAGTTGACCTGGCCACACAGTACGGTCAGATCATATTCGGAGGTCTGGTTCTATTCATGTTTTCCAGTGTTGCATCAGGTGTTCTTAGGGCTGAAGGAGATGCAAAAAGGCCCATGTATGCCATGGCTGCCACTGCCATCCTGAACATAGTCCTAGACCCCATATTCATTTATTACTTTGGATGGGGTGTCAGTGGAGCTGCATGGGCCACAATAATCTCTGCCAGTATTGCATGCCTGTTGATGGTTTACTGGTTACTCTTAAAAGGAGATACTTATGTTTCATTCTCCAGGAAAGACTTCAAAGCCAGCTGGAAAGTGGTAAAAGACATTTTGATGGTGGGACTGCCGGCCAGTACCGAGGCTTTTGTCATGTCAGTATTGGGAGTAGTTTTAAATCTGATACTGGTCATTACCGGAGGAGCAGAAGCAGTGGCAGTTTACACCGCCGGATGGAGAGTGGTTATGATGGCCATGATAATACCTATAGGGATAGGAACCGCCGCTATAACCGTTGCCGGAGCAGCTTACGGAGCTCGAAAGTACGAAAACCTTTCTACTGCGCTTACTTACTCAGCTAAGTTAGGTGTGGGAATTGCCATAGTCACTGGCCTAATCTCATATATCTTCGCAGGTAATATAGCCAGCATATTCACCTATTCCTCCCAGAGTGCCTTCATGGCACCATCCATTGCAGCCTTCCTTCAGGTGATGTTCCTGTTCTACCTGACAGTCCCTCTGGGAATCACCGCCAGCTCAGTCTTCCAGGGCATGGGTAAGGGAGTTACCTCTCTAATTTTAACTGTAATTAGGGAAGTAGTCTTCATTTCTTTCTTTGCCTACCTGTTTGCCTTCACACTGGGCTTCGGATCCCAGGGTGTCTGGTGGGGAATAGTAGTTGGAGGCGGACTTGGCTGTATAGTGGCCTATATCTGGGCAAATATATACATAAATCGTCTAAAAAGGATATTTAATTACTGA